A section of the Falco peregrinus isolate bFalPer1 chromosome 3, bFalPer1.pri, whole genome shotgun sequence genome encodes:
- the UBIAD1 gene encoding ubiA prenyltransferase domain-containing protein 1 isoform X1, translated as MGPGDLVQKISISAESPRGSERNDGGSALAGAERGAPGSWRQKCAAYVLALRPWSFSASLTPVALGSALAYRAEGALDPGLLVGSAVTVLAVHGAGNLVNTYYDFSKGIDHKKSDDRTLVDQILEPQDVVRFGVLLYTVGCICAAGLYAVSTLKLEHLALIYFGGLSSSFLYTGGIGFKYVALGDVVILITFGPLAVMFAHAVQVGYLSVSPLLYAIPLALSTEAILHSNNTRDMESDQQAGIVTLAILIGPAFSYILYTVLLFLPYLIFCVLATRYTISMALPLLTIPMAFSLERQFRSQSFNKIPQRTAKLNLLLGLFYVCGITLAPAGALPKL; from the exons ATGGGGCCGGGGGACCTGGTGCAGAAGATCAGCATTAGCGCTGAGAGCCCCCGGGGGAGCGAGAGGAACGACGGCGGCTCCGCGCTGGCGGGCGCTGAGAGGGGCGCCCCCggcagctggaggcagaagTGCGCGGCCTACGTGCTGGCGCTCAGGCCGTGGAGTTTCAGTGCCTCCCTCACTCCCGTGGCCCTCGGCAGCGCGCTGGCGTACCGAGCCGAGGGAGCGCTAgacccagggctgctggtgggaagcGCTGTGACCGTCCTGGCTGTGCACGGAGCCGGCAACTTGGTGAACACCTACTACGACTTCTCCAAAGGCATCGATCACAAGAAGAGTGATGACAGGACTTTGGTGGACCAGATTTTGGAGCCTCAGGATGTTGTCCGGTTTGGCGTCCTCCTTTATACTGTGGGCTGTATCTGTGCAGCTGGGCTGTACGCTGTCTCGACCCTCAAGCTGGAACACCTGGCCCTGATTTACTTTGGAGGACTTTCCAGCTCCTTCCTTTATACTGGAG GAATTGGATTTAAATATGTTGCACTTGGAGACGTGGTGATCCTGATCACCTTTGGGCCCCTGGCTGTCATGTTTGCCCATGCTGTGCAGGTTGGTTATCTGTCTGTCTCGCCACTGCTCTACGCTATCCCACTAGCTCTCAGTACTGAGGCCATCCTGCACAGCAACAACACGCGAGACATGGAGTCTGACCAGCAGGCGGGTATTGTCACCTTGGCCATCCTCATTGGCCCTGCGTTCTCCTATATTCTCTACACCGTGCTGCTCTTCTTGCCCTATTTGATTTTCTGTGTGCTGGCCACACGTTATACCATCAGCATGGCGTTGCCACTACTCACCATCCCAATGGCATTTTCACTGGAAAGGCAGTTTCGGAGTCAGAGCTTCAACAAAATTCCTCAGCGGACAGCCAAACTCAATCTCCTCTTGGGGCTTTTCTATGTTTGTGGTATTACACTAGCACCAGCCGGTGCTCTGCCCAAACTGTAA